One part of the Nostoc sp. PCC 7120 = FACHB-418 genome encodes these proteins:
- a CDS encoding SIMPL domain-containing protein: MVRTALFGSQLRAGKFWQSLPLALLVFVSFVQPGLAQEKERMWRTLTVSGRGVESIPTTLSEVSLGVEIQGKTAQEVQHEAARRSSAVVALLKSRNVEKLQTTGIRLNPVYSYNNNVQRITGYAASNTVNFRIATEKAGTLLDEAVKAGATQINGISFVATDEAIASARQQALKEATQDAQQQASAVFSSLGFQAKEVVSIQVGGATAPPPPILYRAEAAKLSSADASTPVIGGEQQVEASVTLQISY, translated from the coding sequence ATGGTTAGAACTGCTTTATTTGGTTCTCAGTTGCGTGCTGGAAAATTTTGGCAAAGTTTGCCGTTGGCGTTGTTAGTTTTTGTGAGTTTTGTGCAGCCTGGACTAGCACAAGAGAAAGAAAGAATGTGGCGTACTTTGACTGTCAGTGGTCGTGGGGTTGAATCGATTCCTACCACATTGTCGGAAGTTAGTTTAGGAGTGGAAATTCAGGGTAAAACTGCTCAGGAAGTGCAGCATGAAGCAGCACGGAGGTCATCGGCTGTGGTTGCTTTACTGAAAAGCCGAAATGTGGAGAAGTTACAAACAACTGGTATTCGTCTCAACCCGGTTTATAGCTATAACAATAATGTGCAGAGAATTACTGGATATGCTGCTAGTAATACGGTGAATTTCCGTATTGCTACGGAAAAAGCTGGGACATTATTAGATGAAGCGGTGAAAGCTGGCGCAACTCAAATCAATGGTATCAGTTTTGTGGCTACTGATGAGGCGATCGCCTCTGCTAGGCAACAAGCCTTAAAGGAAGCGACCCAAGACGCACAACAGCAAGCCAGCGCGGTGTTTAGTAGCCTCGGTTTTCAAGCTAAAGAAGTAGTAAGTATTCAAGTTGGTGGTGCAACTGCGCCTCCACCACCCATATTGTACAGAGCCGAGGCTGCCAAACTTAGCAGTGCAGATGCGTCTACTCCCGTAATTGGTGGCGAACAACAGGTTGAAGCCTCAGTCACGTTGCAAATTAGTTATTAG
- a CDS encoding single-stranded DNA-binding protein: MSINIVTLVGRVGTDPDIKYFESGSVKCRLTLAVNRRSKNDKPDWFTLELWDKTAEVAGNYVRKGSLIGVKGSLKFDSWSDRQTGVNRSTPVIRVDQLELLGSKQDRDGGSSDFAPENF; the protein is encoded by the coding sequence ATGAGCATTAACATTGTCACCCTAGTAGGTCGCGTAGGCACTGATCCAGACATTAAATATTTTGAGTCTGGGAGTGTAAAGTGTAGATTAACTCTAGCCGTCAATCGGCGTTCAAAGAACGATAAACCTGATTGGTTCACCTTAGAACTGTGGGATAAGACAGCAGAGGTCGCAGGCAATTATGTCCGCAAAGGTAGTTTAATAGGAGTTAAAGGTTCCTTGAAGTTTGACTCATGGAGCGATCGCCAAACTGGAGTTAATCGATCTACGCCAGTAATTAGAGTAGATCAACTAGAACTACTAGGTTCCAAACAAGATAGAGACGGTGGTAGTAGCGACTTCGCACCAGAAAATTTTTAA
- a CDS encoding cation:proton antiporter, with amino-acid sequence MQFFNAINFAFPLLASTTEAADSSMVVAAVLLSLVVVYLASKVGGELSNRVGLPPVLGELLGGVVVGVSVLHLLVFPEGGADGSSSMIMTFLQTTAGLSPEATPAVFTAQSEVISVLAELGVIILLFEIGLESNLKDLMAVGVQALVVAVVGVTVPFAAGTIGLMTLFGIDAVPAIFAGAALTATSIGITSKVLSEIGRLNSKEGQIILGAAVIDDVLGIIVLAVVASLAKEGTVDVGQVIYLIISASGFLLGAIVLGNVFNKTFVAIADMLKTRGELVIPAFIFAFVMAYLAAIIHLEAILGAFAAGLVLEETDKRKELQRQVCPIADMLVPIFFVTVGAKTDLGVLNPAIPSNREGLIMASFLIMVAIFGKVITGFSVFGQSQINRLAIGVGMIPRGEVGLVFAGVGAASGALSKPLGAAIIMMVILTTFLAPPLLRFVFPDSDDGIDDSAQLILDGSTGKQLAIETPSSVVSTAKDSGNVSS; translated from the coding sequence ATGCAGTTTTTCAATGCAATCAACTTCGCTTTTCCTCTGCTGGCCAGCACAACTGAAGCCGCAGACAGTTCAATGGTTGTCGCCGCAGTCTTGCTGAGTTTAGTGGTAGTTTACCTAGCTAGCAAAGTTGGTGGCGAGTTATCCAACCGAGTGGGTTTACCACCTGTCTTAGGCGAACTTTTAGGTGGTGTGGTCGTGGGTGTTTCTGTTCTGCACCTGTTGGTGTTCCCTGAAGGTGGTGCAGACGGTTCCAGTTCTATGATTATGACCTTCCTCCAAACTACGGCTGGTTTAAGTCCAGAAGCGACACCAGCCGTATTTACAGCCCAATCAGAAGTGATTTCTGTTTTAGCTGAACTGGGTGTGATCATCCTACTGTTTGAAATTGGCTTAGAGTCAAACTTAAAAGACTTGATGGCAGTTGGTGTCCAAGCTTTAGTAGTCGCAGTGGTGGGGGTTACAGTCCCATTTGCCGCCGGGACTATAGGCTTGATGACTTTGTTTGGTATCGATGCTGTACCCGCAATCTTTGCTGGGGCAGCTTTAACGGCTACCAGTATCGGGATTACCTCTAAGGTACTCTCAGAAATAGGAAGGCTCAATTCCAAAGAAGGACAGATAATTCTGGGTGCGGCTGTAATTGACGACGTACTGGGAATTATTGTCTTAGCGGTGGTTGCCAGCCTCGCTAAAGAAGGGACTGTAGATGTAGGTCAAGTCATCTATCTGATTATTAGTGCTAGTGGCTTTCTTTTGGGTGCGATTGTCTTGGGTAATGTTTTCAACAAAACCTTTGTCGCGATCGCTGATATGCTCAAAACACGAGGTGAACTAGTAATACCAGCTTTCATCTTCGCTTTTGTTATGGCATATCTCGCTGCCATCATCCATTTAGAAGCCATTCTTGGCGCTTTTGCCGCAGGTTTAGTTCTGGAAGAAACAGACAAGCGCAAAGAGCTACAAAGGCAAGTTTGCCCCATTGCTGATATGTTAGTGCCAATTTTCTTCGTTACCGTAGGTGCGAAAACTGATTTAGGCGTACTTAACCCAGCCATCCCCAGCAATCGGGAAGGGTTAATTATGGCAAGTTTCCTGATCATGGTCGCTATCTTCGGTAAAGTAATCACAGGCTTTAGCGTCTTTGGTCAATCCCAAATCAACCGCCTAGCGATTGGCGTGGGGATGATTCCTAGAGGTGAGGTAGGGTTAGTATTTGCTGGTGTCGGTGCAGCCAGTGGCGCACTCTCTAAACCGTTAGGGGCAGCAATCATCATGATGGTTATCCTGACAACTTTTCTCGCTCCCCCTTTATTAAGATTCGTTTTTCCAGACTCAGATGATGGGATAGACGACTCAGCACAATTGATTTTAGATGGTTCCACGGGGAAACAATTAGCTATAGAAACACCATCTTCTGTTGTATCTACTGCCAAGGATAGTGGGAATGTAAGTTCTTAA
- a CDS encoding N-acetylmuramoyl-L-alanine amidase, with translation MKLHWLLSGTVGTVLLLSSPALATRLNSWRFDANQNRLEINTTGAVQPRAQLIFNPTRLVIDLPNVTFGRSQLTQPIGGRIRSVRVGQFDPQTTRIVVEVAPGYTLDPQQIKFVGLTANRWTVQLPTPTSEQAESSPDNTYNVVTIDSNTRPSLPNNTRPELPNNTRPEFSDNTISAAPGTTQIEGLQVTGDGFFVRTSGGNPQVQVIRSRDRATIFMDIAGATLSPRAPRNIPVNKHGVNRVELTPLQTRTPSVRMTLRVDKNSPDWRATNSNAGGLVVLPSRVVRLPNNDNGEGNTSTLPDRITTTSAIATIQSVDLSSNGTQLLIRADQAVSGNGGWDRNTGLFRITIPNAQLAPQVTGPSLSANSPILRIRLQKQEPNTVVVLVQPAAGVQVGQLNKVGNQLLALQLQGSRRLATTPPLPPIQGQLPDPTNPRPLPQPGTRPVPKGRLSVFIDPGHGGKDPGAIGIGGVREKDIILPISQRIAQVLQQNGVQVVMARNSDFFVSLPGRVQMAERARADVFVSIHANAIGGNRADVNGLETYYYDSGLGLARAVHRSILQNVNVRDRGVRRARFYVLRKSSMPSILVETGYLTGRDDNGKLQSPAYQRQMADAIARGILQYLKR, from the coding sequence GTGAAATTACACTGGTTACTATCTGGTACAGTTGGAACTGTCTTATTACTATCGTCGCCAGCCTTAGCAACGAGGTTAAATTCTTGGCGCTTTGATGCCAATCAAAACCGCTTGGAAATTAATACTACAGGTGCCGTCCAACCAAGGGCGCAACTAATTTTTAATCCCACACGGTTAGTAATAGATTTGCCAAATGTGACATTTGGGCGATCGCAGTTAACACAACCAATCGGTGGTAGAATCCGCTCTGTCCGCGTAGGGCAATTTGATCCGCAAACCACGCGTATAGTTGTGGAAGTGGCTCCTGGTTACACTCTTGATCCTCAGCAAATCAAATTTGTCGGGCTTACAGCTAACCGTTGGACAGTCCAGTTACCAACTCCCACATCAGAGCAAGCAGAGTCTTCACCAGACAACACTTATAATGTGGTGACTATTGACTCCAACACCAGGCCAAGTTTACCCAATAACACAAGACCGGAGTTACCAAATAATACAAGACCAGAGTTCTCCGATAATACAATCAGTGCTGCACCCGGAACGACACAAATTGAAGGCTTACAGGTGACTGGGGATGGTTTTTTTGTCCGCACCAGTGGTGGCAATCCTCAAGTTCAAGTCATTCGCAGCCGCGATCGCGCTACTATTTTTATGGATATTGCTGGGGCAACTTTATCGCCACGCGCCCCAAGAAACATACCCGTTAATAAACATGGTGTCAACCGGGTTGAACTCACTCCATTACAAACCAGAACCCCAAGCGTCCGTATGACCTTGCGGGTAGATAAGAATAGCCCAGACTGGCGAGCAACTAACAGTAATGCAGGTGGTTTAGTAGTTCTACCTAGTCGTGTAGTCAGACTGCCCAATAATGACAACGGCGAAGGTAACACCTCGACCTTGCCTGACAGAATAACTACAACCAGTGCCATTGCCACAATTCAGTCAGTTGACCTCTCTAGTAATGGCACACAACTACTGATTAGAGCTGATCAAGCAGTATCTGGTAACGGTGGATGGGATAGAAACACTGGTCTATTCCGCATCACTATTCCTAACGCCCAGTTAGCTCCCCAAGTCACTGGGCCAAGTTTAAGTGCTAATAGCCCCATTCTCAGAATACGTCTGCAAAAACAAGAACCCAACACAGTAGTTGTTCTCGTCCAGCCGGCTGCTGGGGTGCAAGTTGGTCAACTCAACAAAGTTGGCAACCAGCTTTTAGCTCTACAATTACAAGGCTCACGTCGGCTCGCTACCACACCTCCCTTACCCCCCATCCAAGGACAATTACCAGATCCAACAAATCCCCGTCCTCTACCCCAACCAGGAACAAGACCAGTTCCCAAAGGCAGATTATCAGTATTCATCGACCCCGGACACGGTGGTAAAGACCCAGGAGCCATTGGTATTGGTGGAGTGCGGGAAAAAGATATCATCTTGCCCATCAGTCAAAGAATTGCCCAAGTATTACAGCAAAATGGGGTACAAGTGGTGATGGCAAGAAATTCTGACTTTTTTGTCAGCCTACCAGGACGAGTACAAATGGCAGAACGAGCCAGGGCTGATGTATTTGTCAGTATCCACGCTAACGCCATCGGTGGGAATCGTGCAGATGTCAATGGTTTGGAAACTTACTATTACGATAGCGGATTAGGTTTAGCTCGTGCAGTTCATAGGAGCATTCTTCAAAACGTAAATGTCCGAGATAGAGGAGTACGTCGAGCCAGATTTTATGTCCTTAGAAAAAGCTCTATGCCCTCTATTCTGGTAGAAACAGGGTATTTAACTGGTAGAGATGATAATGGTAAACTGCAAAGTCCAGCTTACCAAAGACAAATGGCAGATGCGATCGCTCGCGGTATTCTTCAGTACCTCAAACGATAG